The sequence CAAAACCAGAGGGTTCATCGGCTGTTACTGGAGACACTACTTCAGGGAAGTTTTCAGCTGAACAGGTTTTAAAATCTAAAGCAAAATAACAGTATTTCTTACACATTTAATTGCACTCTGAAAAAAATTAACTTGGAGAAAAACATGCAGTCTCTACTTTGCGTGTTTGAATTCATTAGGAATCGGAACTCCCGATTCCTTTTTTAAAATTCATAAAGCGAACAGGAACAGCCAATGACAATCTTCATCTCTATTTACATCACGCTACTCGGTGTAATTCTCGGTTCCTTCTATAACGTGGTGGCGCTGCGGGTGCCGGTAGGGGAATCACTGCTGCATCCACCGTCACATTGTCCGAACTGCAACACACGATTGAAGGCGCGCGACTTATTGCCGGTGATTAGCTATCTGCTGTCCGCAGGCAAGTGCCGCTATTGTGGCACCAAGGTGTCACCATTATATCCGCTGGGAGAAGCTGCGACAGGTTTGCTCTTTTTGTGGGTGTATTTGCAATTTGGTCTGACCGTGAATGGGTTCCTTGGGTTACTGCTTGTTAGTCTGGCGGTTATCGTGACGGTTGCTGATTTGAAGTATATGCTGATTCCGAATAAGGTTTTGTTGTTTTTTTTGCCACTGCTGCTTATTCTGGTTCTGTTCTTTCTAGAGGGTCCGTTATGGCAGCATTTACTTGGTGGAGCTATTGGGGGCGCGGTTATTTTACCCTTTGCACTGCTGGGCGGTATGGGTGTTGGGGATGTGAAGCTGTTTGCACTGTTGGGTCTGGTTATCGGCTTTCCTAATGTTATTCTGGCATTTTTGCTGGCTTGTCTGCTGGGAAGTGTTGTTGGTGGAATACTCATCCTGCTCGGAATTGTACAACGTAAACAGCCTGTTCCGTTTGGCCCGTGGCTGGCATTAGGCACGCTGATAGCTTACGGTTACGGTTCACATCTTATCGGCTTGTATCTCTCGTTCATCGGTTAGGAGGATTTTGAAGCATGCTTGGATTAGGCTCCAGAACGGCTGGTCTTGCCATTGAGCAAACCGGTATCCACTATATTAGTTTAAATAATAAATCCTGGGAAGTACGCAAGAAAAAGTTCCTTCCCTTGCCACCAGGTATGATCGTCGAAAACCAGGTTGCAGACAACCAGGCGCTTTTGGATTGGATCAAGCAGTGGGTAAAAAAGGAAGGCCTACGCGGTTCGCGGGTATCCCTATCCATTCCTCCCTCACAGGTCATTATTCGTAAGATGAGTATTGCTAGCATTATCGACAAGCAAGTAGAGCAACTCGTCAAGCTGGAAGTGGAGACAGGTCTATATCTGCCTTTTGAGAACCCTGTGTACGACTATGTTACAACTGAAGTAGATGAGAATGAGAGCCACCTGCTCGTGTTCGCCGCACCGCGCCAATGGATTCAGGACTATGTAGATGTGCTGGAGAATGCAGGGCTGAAGGTAAATAATGTTGAAGTATCTGCAACGGCATTAGCTCGAAGTATCGCAATGGGACATGGCGAGGATTTTACCGAAACGCTGCTTATTCAACTGGAGCAGTCTCTGCTGGATATTTACATGTTTCACGAGGGGAATCCCGTATTTATTCGGACGATTAACCTATATGATTTGAATCAGGGCAGTCCTGTCGTCGGGAATGACAATCTGGGTAACGTGGATTACATGGCTGAGGCAGCTGCCACAATGACCTTAGAAGAACATCCTGAAGAACATCTCTCACCTGAGCAGATGGTGGAGATTACAGCCGAAATCTCACGCATGCTAAACTTTTATCAATACAGTCTGCACGACGGATCAACACGGATTAAAAATGTGCTGATCACTGGCTCGCCGCAAGTGCGTAAACAGCTGAATGATGAGTTAGTGAAGTCACTGACTGATATAGAAATTATCCCAATCAGCCTGGATCAGCTTTCTGATTCCGCCGTACCTGATCCGGAGTTAAATCATTATCGTGTAGCGGCAGGGGCTGCCTTAAGAAGCGAAAGCACCAAGGCTATTGATCTTCTTCCAAAAGAAGACCGGGAGGCCTTGCTGTTTCCTTATGTAGCTATGGCTCTTGTTGGAATCTGGCTGCTGGCAAGCATTGGGACAGGCATTTATTATGCTGCCAATAAGGGTGAAATTTCGAATGGGAAAGAACAAATTCAAGGGCTGCAGGATCGTACGACTCTGATGCAGGTAGAACTAGCGAAGCTCACGAATGGCGGGACCGGGCAATTGGATCGGAACGCTGTTATCGAAGAGCTGTTGAAGCACAAGACGGATGCGGTCTCGATACTCGATGAACTGTTAAAGGGGCTGCCAAAGGGCGCCGTATTCCGCGATATCATGTATACGCAAGGAGCTTCTGTAGCTCTAACCGTTAATGTTGTAACGATGGAGGACGCCTCAAGCTATCTGAAGCAACTTCACGGCATGTCTTTTGTTAAGGGGGCTTCTATCCAGAAGTTGACTGAGGAAGGTATTGCAGTAGGTAACGGTAGCTCTGTAGAAATGACCTCTACAATCATGTATTCGGCCATTTATCAATTAGATTTGTCAGCAGTGCAGCAGCAGGATAATGCTGTGGCTGCAAGTCAAGGGGAGGTGGACAGCAATGGAACAGATCAATAAGTATCGTTCACACATCGTACTTGGAGTGCTCATAATGTTCCTGCTGCTCTTCGCTTTCTTCATGCTTAGTATACAGCCGGCGAATAAACAAATATCCACACAGCAAGCAGAGCTTGAGCGTCTTAATCAGGAAACTGCGATCTTCCAGAACAAAATTAATGAATTAAAAAGTAATAGTAATTCCGGTAATTCAGAGCAAGATAAACTTCTTGCAGCACTTCCGAAAGGCGATGACAGTGAAGGACTCATTCTTAATTTAAGCACAATAAGTTCGTCTGCACAGGTGCGATTAACGGATATTAGCTTTATAACGGATGAGCTCAACCCGTTTCAGGATACGACAGGTTCCACCGAAGTGCTATATCCTACAGTCAAACAGATGAAAATGGCTGCGGCAGTGCAGGGTACTTATACGAGCATTCGCAAATGGATGAGCGAACTGCAGGATATACCCCGTATCGTCAATATAGATTCATTCAGTTTCCAAGAGCCGTATGATCAGCCGGAAACGGGAAGTCCTGAAAGCATCCTAACCGCTAACATCACCTTCACAGCCTATTTTGAAACGACAGCAGCAGCTCAGCAATAGGCTATGCAAATAGGTCTTTTCTCAGTACTCTAATTTCAATCAGCAGGCTCCGCGTTCTCTTATAATAAGAGGGGTGGAGTTTTTTTTGTTGTATTTGGAAATGATCCCCTTTTCAATGTTCTGTGGATTGGGTACTTTTACTTACGGGGTATTGTAAGCACGTTATAGTGCCTAACGTCTGTACTTGGAAAGCAGGAGAAATTTAAGATGAATAAAAAGATAATGATAGGTTCTTTAGCACTTTCACTGGGTTTGGTATCTGCAGGGAGTGGAGCGATGGCCGCTTCAGCACCACTGGTAAACCCTACCGTGATAAAGACTGTAGCTGTATCCGTTCCAGGCAAGGAAGGTCCAGCCACCATTAATAATTTGACGGTGAAGAGTATTATTCCACTCGTAGTCCATGCAAAAGCGTTATATATTTATTCTAATCATGGTGGAAATGCATACAACCCAGAGACTTTTCAATATAACGGTGCAGAATACCGCTATCTGTCGAGTGACATTGGCACGAAGCAGAAGTTGATGAATTACATAAAACGGGGCTATACCTCCAATGCGGCAGCCTTTTATGTGCAAACACAGTATTTGGAGCGGAACGGGAGAATGGCGCAAGTCAATGTGGATTTAGGGAATTCTTTGGCCTATGAGAAGGCAACCGCAAAAATGGTCTCGAAGAATGCAACAGCAGCTGTGTTTGAGCTGACAGTTCCACATCAGGGAGGCCAAGGAGCAAGCGAGTTGGTTACGGTGAAGCTGAAGAAGGTTAGTGGGTTCTGGAGAATCGATGTGTCTCCGGATACCCTTTTATAAAAGAGTGCTAAAGGGAAGTTAGACTTGCGGGTGGATGAGGAAGAGGCTTTAGTGCTGGAAGCGGAGCAGATCTGAGGTATAGGCGACTCCGGCGAACTTGCCGTTTCGGGTGATAATGACGCAGTCATTCTTCAGGGGTTCAGGGCGTTTCTGGGCTTCGGCGAGTATAGATTCTGGTGAAGCGGAGATGTCAAAGATCAGTGGTTTTGTATTCATAAGCTTCATTACTGGCTCGCGGTAGAACAGATCTATCCCATTCCGTCCTGTAGCCCTCAGGAAAAACCGTTCGCTCATAAGTAGTCCAAGTGGTTCGTTAGTAGCATCGCATACAACGATACATTTGGATTCTGGATGCTGGAACATGACGCGTAATGTTTCCCGGCAAGTACGGGTGGCAAAAACGGCAGGAGCGCTGCGGATAATTCCAGCTAGTTCGTTTAGTTGAGCTGTAGTCATAAGGATCATCCTTTCTGATGTAAGTCTACTTCTACTGTACTCCTGGATCGTAAATTCTAACGGCCGCACAGGTAAGCTGTATGTAAAGTATGCGTTGAAATCTTTGCGCTAAAAAACGGTCAGACCTCTCAGCACATGAGGTCCGGCCGTTTTTTTTATGAAAATATAAGAATTTATATGCTTCACGCAATAATTTATCCTTATATTTCTCGAAGAAACGGGTACCGTCCATAAAAGGACGGCGAAGCTATTTCTTCTTGATAACAAAGATACTTATTCGCTGCGAATTCCATCTTCCACTAGCGGCTTTCTCAAATTATCCGGTGTTGCAGATTTGCTAATACCGGCACGATTTACAGCAATTATCTGTTTCTGCGCGGGATAGACATCGCGGGATAGCTTTTTCTTCTCAACGGCCTTGCCGTCAACGAATCGGGTAATGTAGGTTTCTACAACATACCCGGTCCTGCCGCTCTGTATCACCCGCGAGCTTCCAGGCGAGAGGGAAGAGTCACTAATGTATTTATCACTAGCAGGGAGTTCCTCAACCGTCTGTGAGTGTATTTGATAGCTGGTGTTCTGCGGAAATGTGCCAAACAGCTTCACGGTCAGTGACCGTCCCTGTACGGCGGCTTTGATGATGAGATATTTGCCGGTCGTATTGCGAAAGCGGAAGTTAATATACCCTTCTGCGAAGGTAGCATCCTGTCCTTTGGGCAGATAGCTGACCGGAAGAGAATGATTGTGCCGCTCGACGATTTCAAGTCCCGAACGCAGCGCGGCATTATACAGGGTGCTGGAAACCTGGCAGATCCCTCCGCCCATCCCTGGCTGCAGCTTTCCATTCACAATCACAGGTGCTTGGCGAAAACCGTATTTGGTCTTGGCTTTTTCAATAGCTTTGCCATAATCAAAAATGGCACCCGGTGGGAGGACGGTGCCGTTTACGGCTTTGGCGGCTGAATCGACATTGTATGTTCGCCCGGGTCCGCTTGCGCCGAGATTGGTGCTGAATTGTGCTATTTTTCGTTCAATCCCTTGTGCTTTCAATGCCTTTAAGGTTATATCCGGTGGCAGAACTGCTAAAGGAACCTCAAGGGTAATTCCCTTGCCCTGCAAGGCTTTCAGTCTACTTAATCTTGTGGGGATAGCAGCCCGCAGCGTTGTCTCAAGAGTGTTCCAATCCACCTCATATGAGGTAGTCTCAGGCGTATACACTACTCGGTCATCACTGGTAATCCGCCGCGTTGCATCCACGGGAATGCCGAATGTTTCT comes from Paenibacillus sp. 19GGS1-52 and encodes:
- the pilO gene encoding type 4a pilus biogenesis protein PilO — protein: MEQINKYRSHIVLGVLIMFLLLFAFFMLSIQPANKQISTQQAELERLNQETAIFQNKINELKSNSNSGNSEQDKLLAALPKGDDSEGLILNLSTISSSAQVRLTDISFITDELNPFQDTTGSTEVLYPTVKQMKMAAAVQGTYTSIRKWMSELQDIPRIVNIDSFSFQEPYDQPETGSPESILTANITFTAYFETTAAAQQ
- a CDS encoding VanW family protein, which gives rise to MKKIHIALIGMIGLLLAGSLVLGGLHLYGSQNTLPEDTDLAGWDISGMSFVEVRAGLDERLKAMQSLPLVLKAEGNTELTLTLKQAGVTFEAEDFLRSLKELDEGRLMDRVKARHSFQVSWSLGAHLEIEALQTSLSPAWERETFGIPVDATRRITSDDRVVYTPETTSYEVDWNTLETTLRAAIPTRLSRLKALQGKGITLEVPLAVLPPDITLKALKAQGIERKIAQFSTNLGASGPGRTYNVDSAAKAVNGTVLPPGAIFDYGKAIEKAKTKYGFRQAPVIVNGKLQPGMGGGICQVSSTLYNAALRSGLEIVERHNHSLPVSYLPKGQDATFAEGYINFRFRNTTGKYLIIKAAVQGRSLTVKLFGTFPQNTSYQIHSQTVEELPASDKYISDSSLSPGSSRVIQSGRTGYVVETYITRFVDGKAVEKKKLSRDVYPAQKQIIAVNRAGISKSATPDNLRKPLVEDGIRSE
- a CDS encoding IseA DL-endopeptidase inhibitor family protein, which encodes MNKKIMIGSLALSLGLVSAGSGAMAASAPLVNPTVIKTVAVSVPGKEGPATINNLTVKSIIPLVVHAKALYIYSNHGGNAYNPETFQYNGAEYRYLSSDIGTKQKLMNYIKRGYTSNAAAFYVQTQYLERNGRMAQVNVDLGNSLAYEKATAKMVSKNATAAVFELTVPHQGGQGASELVTVKLKKVSGFWRIDVSPDTLL
- a CDS encoding A24 family peptidase, which produces MTIFISIYITLLGVILGSFYNVVALRVPVGESLLHPPSHCPNCNTRLKARDLLPVISYLLSAGKCRYCGTKVSPLYPLGEAATGLLFLWVYLQFGLTVNGFLGLLLVSLAVIVTVADLKYMLIPNKVLLFFLPLLLILVLFFLEGPLWQHLLGGAIGGAVILPFALLGGMGVGDVKLFALLGLVIGFPNVILAFLLACLLGSVVGGILILLGIVQRKQPVPFGPWLALGTLIAYGYGSHLIGLYLSFIG
- the pilM gene encoding pilus assembly protein PilM encodes the protein MLGLGSRTAGLAIEQTGIHYISLNNKSWEVRKKKFLPLPPGMIVENQVADNQALLDWIKQWVKKEGLRGSRVSLSIPPSQVIIRKMSIASIIDKQVEQLVKLEVETGLYLPFENPVYDYVTTEVDENESHLLVFAAPRQWIQDYVDVLENAGLKVNNVEVSATALARSIAMGHGEDFTETLLIQLEQSLLDIYMFHEGNPVFIRTINLYDLNQGSPVVGNDNLGNVDYMAEAAATMTLEEHPEEHLSPEQMVEITAEISRMLNFYQYSLHDGSTRIKNVLITGSPQVRKQLNDELVKSLTDIEIIPISLDQLSDSAVPDPELNHYRVAAGAALRSESTKAIDLLPKEDREALLFPYVAMALVGIWLLASIGTGIYYAANKGEISNGKEQIQGLQDRTTLMQVELAKLTNGGTGQLDRNAVIEELLKHKTDAVSILDELLKGLPKGAVFRDIMYTQGASVALTVNVVTMEDASSYLKQLHGMSFVKGASIQKLTEEGIAVGNGSSVEMTSTIMYSAIYQLDLSAVQQQDNAVAASQGEVDSNGTDQ